The DNA window TCCTTGAACCAGAGGGCGACCTCACGCGCCGCGTCGGCGGGATTGGCCGAGGCGTGCAGGACGTTCTCGAACTGCCCCGCGGTGGTCACGCGCCCGAAGGAGCCGCGGATGGTGCCGGGCGCCGCGGCCTCGGGGTTGGTGGCGCCGGCGACCTCGCGGACCTTGGCGATGCATCCCTCGCCGCGGTAGACCAGCGCCAGGACGCGGTGGTCGGCCAGGCCGTGGAACTCGCCGCGGATGTACTTTATGAGGTTGGGGTAGAAGGGCTTGCCCA is part of the Elusimicrobiota bacterium genome and encodes:
- a CDS encoding nucleoside-diphosphate kinase, coding for MSIEQTLILIKPDGLHRKLTGLTIDRLDAAGLAMVAAKMVSVSTELAEKHYAEHLGKPFYPNLIKYIRGEFHGLADHRVLALVYRGEGCIAKVREVAGATNPEAAAPGTIRGSFGRVTTAGQFENVLHASANPADAAREVALWFKDGEILP